In the genome of Christensenella timonensis, one region contains:
- a CDS encoding helix-turn-helix domain-containing protein produces the protein MLKLRVLELLDQNQMTKYALYKQLGMSYQNFSRMVNNQTKSIRYEMIETLCVIFKCTPNELFEYDFNK, from the coding sequence ATGCTGAAATTAAGAGTGCTGGAGTTGCTTGATCAAAACCAGATGACGAAATATGCGCTTTACAAACAACTGGGAATGAGCTATCAAAATTTTAGTAGGATGGTAAACAACCAGACGAAATCAATTCGATATGAAATGATCGAAACGCTGTGCGTCATATTCAAGTGTACGCCCAATGAGCTTTTTGAATATGATTTTAATAAATAA
- a CDS encoding DUF6364 family protein, translated as MGVEKKVLSIRLDEEMIEELRVSAKKENRTLSNLIETILKDYLKRKSSQ; from the coding sequence ATGGGTGTCGAAAAGAAAGTATTAAGTATTCGATTAGATGAAGAAATGATTGAGGAGTTGCGCGTTAGCGCAAAAAAGGAAAATCGTACTTTGTCGAATTTGATCGAGACGATACTAAAGGATTATCTTAAGCGAAAGTCGAGTCAATAA
- a CDS encoding aminotransferase class I/II-fold pyridoxal phosphate-dependent enzyme, translating into MKFANKMKVFDMNIFSKLEEKKAELMQAGREVINLSVGTPDFKPDDHVIEALKEAAGVADNFKYSLADLPELIDAVTAWYKRRYGVALQAEQVMSVYGTQEGMAHVALPICNPGDLVIAPDPCYPVFMFGPRMAEAEIYYTPLKKENNFLVDFDSIPQDVARRAKMIVVSYPNNPVTVKADYAFYERLVAWAKKYDVIVVHDNAYSELVMDGEPGMSFLAVPGAMDVGIEFNSLSKSYNLTGLRISFAMGNHEIIRNFRCLRSQIDYGISFPVQKAAIAALNGPQDILERNRRGYRERRDALCGGLRAIGWDVPDSPGTMFVWAPLPKGYTKSWDFVLELMDKTGVICVPGESFGPAGEGFVRFALVADVPTMQKAVALIKESGIIQ; encoded by the coding sequence ATGAAATTTGCAAACAAAATGAAGGTTTTCGATATGAATATCTTTTCCAAGCTGGAGGAAAAGAAGGCCGAGCTTATGCAGGCGGGCAGGGAGGTTATCAACCTTTCCGTGGGTACGCCGGATTTCAAGCCGGACGACCACGTGATCGAGGCGTTAAAAGAGGCGGCGGGCGTGGCGGACAATTTTAAGTATTCACTGGCCGACCTGCCGGAGCTGATCGACGCGGTGACCGCGTGGTACAAAAGGCGCTACGGGGTGGCGCTTCAGGCGGAGCAGGTGATGTCCGTTTACGGTACGCAGGAGGGCATGGCGCATGTGGCGCTGCCGATCTGCAACCCGGGCGACCTTGTGATCGCGCCCGACCCGTGTTACCCGGTGTTCATGTTCGGGCCGCGCATGGCGGAGGCGGAAATCTATTATACGCCGCTCAAAAAAGAAAATAATTTCCTGGTGGACTTTGACAGCATTCCGCAGGACGTGGCGCGGCGCGCGAAAATGATCGTCGTTTCGTACCCCAACAACCCGGTGACCGTGAAAGCGGATTATGCGTTTTATGAAAGGCTGGTCGCGTGGGCAAAAAAGTACGACGTGATCGTGGTACACGACAACGCCTATTCCGAGCTCGTGATGGACGGGGAGCCGGGCATGTCATTTTTGGCGGTGCCCGGGGCGATGGATGTGGGCATTGAGTTCAATTCGCTTTCCAAGTCCTACAACCTGACGGGGCTGCGTATTTCGTTTGCCATGGGCAACCATGAGATCATCCGCAACTTCCGATGCCTGCGTTCGCAGATCGATTATGGGATTTCCTTTCCCGTGCAAAAGGCGGCGATCGCTGCCTTAAACGGCCCGCAGGATATATTGGAACGCAACCGCAGGGGGTACCGCGAGCGCAGGGATGCGCTGTGCGGCGGACTGAGGGCGATTGGATGGGACGTGCCGGATTCGCCGGGGACGATGTTCGTATGGGCGCCGCTGCCCAAGGGCTATACGAAATCGTGGGACTTTGTACTGGAGCTGATGGATAAGACGGGCGTGATTTGCGTGCCGGGGGAAAGCTTTGGCCCGGCGGGCGAGGGGTTTGTGCGCTTTGCGCTGGTGGCGGATGTGCCTACCATGCAAAAAGCCGTCGCGCTGATCAAGGAAAGCGGGATCATCCAATGA
- a CDS encoding LytTR family DNA-binding domain-containing protein — MEALKLLIDQSPENEEVEITIKCGMIDPALEALIAQIRLYSFSVAAKKDGRIYTIGLSDIYYFESIDNRTFLYTEHEVYECELKLYELERQLTKTDFVRVSKSCILNVRVLKSVRALLNGKMEAELDNGEKVIINRHYVEDLKRKLGLAGGKQDV; from the coding sequence GTGGAAGCGTTGAAGCTTTTGATCGACCAGTCGCCGGAAAATGAAGAGGTGGAGATCACCATTAAATGCGGAATGATCGATCCTGCGCTGGAAGCGCTCATCGCACAGATCAGGCTGTATTCTTTTTCTGTCGCTGCGAAAAAGGACGGCCGGATTTATACCATCGGCCTAAGCGATATCTACTATTTTGAATCCATCGACAACCGCACCTTTTTGTATACGGAGCACGAAGTATATGAATGTGAACTAAAGCTCTATGAGCTGGAACGGCAGCTGACGAAAACGGATTTTGTCCGCGTGAGCAAATCGTGTATTTTAAACGTCAGGGTGTTAAAAAGCGTGCGCGCGCTGCTGAACGGGAAAATGGAAGCGGAGCTTGACAATGGGGAAAAGGTGATCATCAACCGCCACTATGTAGAAGACCTCAAGCGGAAATTGGGGCTTGCCGGAGGTAAGCAGGATGTCTAA
- a CDS encoding ABC transporter ATP-binding protein, with product MDKIIEVKGLKKSFGDLCAVDGIGFYVEKGSLFAFLGPNGAGKSTTIDMISTQLKPDGGSAVLNGYALGKDDEQIRRKIGIVFQDSVLDPLLTVKENLFLRGSLYGMPKETLKNAVFTAAHTADVMDFYDRPYGKLSGGQRRRADIARALVNTPEILFLDEPTTGLDPQTRHKVWDTISRLQKERSMTIFLTTHYMEEAARADYITIMDHGKILAKGTPAELKEQYTKDVLKMTPKDEEALVQCLQGSGIAFEKTGGDFIVRLGHTIDAVDIVNRCRASISGLEVRRGTMDDVFLNITGDKVRDV from the coding sequence ATGGATAAAATCATTGAGGTGAAAGGGCTTAAAAAATCATTTGGCGACCTGTGTGCGGTAGATGGGATCGGTTTCTATGTGGAAAAAGGTTCGTTATTTGCTTTTCTGGGGCCGAATGGTGCGGGAAAATCGACGACCATCGATATGATTTCCACGCAGTTGAAGCCGGACGGCGGCAGCGCTGTGTTGAACGGATATGCGCTCGGCAAGGACGACGAGCAGATCCGCAGGAAGATCGGTATCGTATTTCAGGACAGCGTATTAGACCCGCTGTTGACGGTAAAGGAAAACCTGTTTTTGCGCGGCAGCCTGTACGGCATGCCGAAGGAAACATTGAAAAACGCGGTATTTACCGCGGCGCATACGGCGGACGTGATGGACTTTTATGACAGGCCTTATGGGAAGCTGTCCGGCGGCCAGCGGCGGCGGGCGGATATTGCGCGGGCGCTCGTCAATACGCCGGAGATATTGTTTTTGGACGAACCGACGACCGGGCTCGACCCGCAGACGCGGCATAAGGTTTGGGATACGATCTCCAGGCTGCAAAAGGAACGCAGCATGACGATCTTTTTGACCACGCATTATATGGAAGAAGCGGCGCGCGCGGATTATATCACGATCATGGATCATGGGAAGATACTCGCGAAGGGTACGCCGGCAGAACTGAAAGAACAATACACAAAGGATGTGCTCAAAATGACGCCCAAGGACGAAGAGGCGCTCGTGCAATGCCTGCAAGGCAGCGGGATCGCTTTTGAAAAGACAGGCGGCGACTTTATCGTGCGCTTAGGGCATACCATTGACGCCGTGGACATCGTGAACCGGTGCCGCGCATCGATATCCGGCCTGGAGGTGCGGCGGGGGACAATGGATGATGTTTTTTTGAACATCACGGGCGATAAAGTGAGGGATGTATGA
- a CDS encoding MmcQ/YjbR family DNA-binding protein, protein MKYEWMDAYCLEKKGVTKDYQPAWEATRYFVGGKMFAMQGGDKTGRPIFTMKLEPSFNDLLRQQYEEVVPGYYSNKMHWSSLYLDGNVPDEAVREMLDRSYLAGIAALPKKLQREIVE, encoded by the coding sequence ATGAAATACGAATGGATGGACGCTTATTGCCTGGAAAAGAAAGGCGTAACGAAAGACTACCAGCCCGCGTGGGAAGCAACACGGTATTTTGTGGGCGGGAAAATGTTCGCCATGCAGGGCGGCGACAAAACAGGTCGTCCCATTTTCACGATGAAACTGGAACCGTCGTTCAACGACTTGTTAAGACAGCAATATGAAGAGGTCGTTCCGGGATATTATTCCAACAAGATGCACTGGAGCTCGCTGTATCTCGACGGGAATGTGCCGGACGAGGCGGTGAGGGAGATGCTCGACCGTTCTTACCTGGCGGGGATCGCCGCACTGCCCAAAAAATTGCAAAGGGAGATCGTGGAATAA
- a CDS encoding SLOG family protein has protein sequence MNKETTCCFTGPRTHKLPLLQDEAACTRLKRHFMHEVLQKSLQDKCDTFLCGMALGADMLFASLLLEMREVVQLPLRLVCVLPHKFQTKGWSSSACLQYEKILFCANQKILLQDNYTDGCYLKRNRFMVDHSSFLLALYDGTSGGGTGYTVKYAKEQGLSVTCIDPALALQA, from the coding sequence ATGAACAAGGAAACTACCTGCTGTTTTACCGGCCCCCGTACGCACAAGCTGCCCCTCCTGCAGGACGAGGCTGCATGCACTCGCCTGAAAAGGCACTTCATGCATGAGGTCCTTCAAAAATCCTTGCAGGATAAATGCGATACCTTCCTATGCGGTATGGCGCTCGGCGCGGACATGCTGTTCGCTTCCCTGTTGCTTGAGATGCGCGAAGTCGTCCAGCTTCCTTTGCGGCTGGTATGCGTATTACCGCACAAATTCCAGACAAAAGGCTGGTCTTCATCCGCATGCTTGCAATACGAAAAAATTCTTTTCTGTGCCAATCAAAAAATCTTGTTACAGGACAATTATACGGACGGCTGTTATCTGAAACGTAACCGCTTCATGGTAGACCATTCCTCTTTCCTGCTTGCTTTGTACGACGGTACATCCGGCGGCGGAACGGGATATACCGTAAAATATGCCAAAGAGCAAGGGCTGTCCGTCACATGCATTGACCCCGCCTTAGCCTTGCAGGCCTAA
- a CDS encoding UvrD-helicase domain-containing protein, translated as MFIADLHIHSKYSRATSKECMPEYLDLWARRKGIDLLGTGDFTHPAWRGELNEKLIPAEDGLYRLKDDFRIVEAVGGAAAPRFVISGEISSIYKKNGKVRKVHNVILLPSLEAGEALAHRLELVGNLHSDGRPILGLDSRDLLEITLDTCPEAVFIPAHIWTPHFSLFGAYSGFDTIEECFEDLTPYIHALETGLSSDPPMNWRLSALDRFTMVSNSDAHSPANLAREANLFNTELAYPAVARALADPGTDEFYGTLEFFPEEGKYHNDGHRNCKVCLTPEETIAAGGKCPVCGRRITVGVYHRVVELADREAGFQPEKARHFESIVPLPEVIAASMGMTTASKKVKAQYMDILHKLGPELYILREAPIEDIKTASDPFIAEGIRRLRSGEVEIHPGYDGEYGKILVMNKDERSLFAGQLSLFGAQEKPVKQDGSSVPAALKTAGGVPVDGRIDAAAPSHPYGLNDEQWLAASSARPVVAVLAGPGTGKTRTLICRIAYLIEECGVDPSAITAVTFTNKAAAEMRERLGEYFHDKKIVKAMHIGTFHSICLDMLSAWQKNVTVLGQEEAQSVLSDVLKACNCSMRPREALFGISLTKNGGNGDVPPVVYDAYCARLKQLNVVDFDDILLDTLAKFEGGDTKAQAFLPRFSQLLVDEFQDINPVQYRLIRAWNARGNLFVIGDPDQSIYGFRGSDAHCFSRLQDDLDPVCEIRLKDNYRSTPQIVDCALHAIGRNEKILEAKRESGAAVRLLTADSPFSEALFLAKEINRMVGGVDMLAAHAKSKKHTDAQYGLGDIAVLYRTHRQSEIIEECLKKEGVPYVVAGRDLSLSDRRVMGALAFFRFLCNPKDCVSLATYLKSASVPPASMQAVLEKYEAGKQSVAILAGLLRELGEAQTADAIEAFAPLVKKETPEKLVSMWISQYMPGELPQPMERLLGMAVLHERMDEFLKNLTLGKEGDVRRSGHHAYTSDAVTLMTLHASKGLEFPAVFLCGLNEGSIPLRTEKHESDLEEERRLFYVGLTRAQDELILLADKQEPSPFLNGLPRQSMVEAPAFAHKKNTAKQLGFF; from the coding sequence ATGTTCATTGCAGACCTGCATATCCACTCAAAATATTCGCGGGCGACCAGCAAGGAATGTATGCCCGAATACCTCGATTTGTGGGCGCGCCGCAAGGGGATCGACCTCCTCGGCACGGGCGACTTTACGCACCCTGCCTGGCGCGGGGAGCTCAACGAAAAATTGATTCCTGCGGAGGACGGCCTTTATCGCTTAAAGGACGATTTCCGCATTGTGGAGGCAGTGGGCGGCGCCGCCGCGCCCCGTTTTGTCATCTCCGGCGAGATCAGTTCGATCTATAAAAAGAACGGCAAAGTCCGTAAGGTACATAATGTGATCCTCCTTCCCTCGCTGGAAGCAGGAGAAGCCCTTGCGCACCGCTTAGAGCTGGTCGGCAACCTCCATTCGGACGGGCGGCCTATTTTAGGCCTTGACAGCCGCGACCTTCTGGAGATCACGCTCGATACCTGCCCGGAGGCGGTTTTCATCCCGGCGCACATCTGGACGCCGCATTTTTCGCTGTTCGGCGCTTATTCCGGCTTCGATACGATCGAGGAATGTTTTGAAGATTTGACGCCGTACATCCACGCGCTGGAAACGGGACTTTCTTCCGACCCGCCCATGAACTGGCGGCTGTCCGCGCTCGACCGCTTCACGATGGTGTCCAATTCCGACGCACACTCCCCCGCGAACCTCGCGCGCGAAGCAAACCTTTTCAATACGGAGCTTGCTTATCCTGCGGTTGCCCGCGCCCTCGCAGACCCGGGTACGGACGAATTTTACGGCACGCTCGAATTTTTTCCCGAAGAAGGAAAATACCATAACGACGGCCACCGCAACTGTAAGGTGTGTTTAACGCCCGAGGAAACGATCGCCGCAGGGGGAAAATGCCCCGTGTGCGGACGCAGGATCACGGTAGGCGTTTACCACCGTGTCGTCGAGCTGGCCGACCGGGAGGCCGGGTTCCAACCGGAAAAGGCCCGGCATTTCGAGAGCATCGTTCCTTTGCCCGAGGTCATCGCAGCTTCCATGGGCATGACGACCGCCAGCAAAAAAGTCAAAGCGCAATATATGGATATCCTGCACAAGCTCGGCCCGGAATTGTATATCCTGCGCGAAGCGCCGATCGAGGATATTAAAACGGCGTCCGATCCGTTCATCGCCGAAGGGATCCGGCGGCTTCGGAGCGGCGAAGTGGAGATCCATCCCGGCTATGACGGCGAATACGGCAAAATCCTGGTGATGAATAAAGACGAGCGCAGCTTATTCGCGGGGCAACTGAGCCTGTTCGGCGCACAGGAAAAGCCTGTCAAGCAGGACGGTTCTTCCGTACCCGCAGCGCTTAAAACGGCTGGCGGCGTACCCGTTGACGGCCGGATAGATGCAGCTGCGCCTTCCCACCCATATGGTTTGAACGACGAACAGTGGCTGGCGGCTTCCTCCGCAAGGCCTGTGGTCGCCGTGCTTGCAGGCCCGGGGACAGGAAAAACGCGCACGCTCATATGCCGTATCGCTTACCTCATCGAGGAATGTGGCGTCGATCCATCGGCAATCACTGCCGTGACCTTCACCAACAAAGCCGCCGCGGAAATGCGCGAGCGCTTGGGCGAATATTTCCACGACAAAAAGATCGTGAAAGCCATGCATATCGGCACCTTCCATTCCATCTGTCTCGATATGCTGTCCGCATGGCAGAAAAACGTTACCGTCCTGGGGCAGGAAGAAGCGCAAAGTGTGCTTTCCGACGTCCTGAAGGCATGTAACTGCAGCATGCGCCCGCGCGAGGCGCTCTTTGGGATTTCGCTGACCAAAAACGGCGGGAACGGCGACGTGCCGCCCGTAGTATACGACGCGTATTGCGCCCGGCTCAAGCAGCTGAACGTTGTGGATTTCGATGACATTTTATTGGATACGCTCGCTAAATTTGAGGGCGGCGACACGAAAGCGCAGGCTTTCCTGCCCCGCTTTTCCCAGTTGTTGGTGGACGAATTCCAGGACATTAACCCTGTGCAATACCGCCTGATCCGCGCATGGAACGCCCGGGGGAACCTTTTTGTGATCGGCGATCCCGACCAGTCCATTTACGGTTTTCGCGGCAGCGACGCGCACTGTTTTTCGCGCCTGCAAGACGATCTTGACCCTGTATGCGAAATCCGTTTAAAGGATAATTACCGCTCCACGCCCCAAATCGTCGATTGTGCGCTCCACGCTATAGGGCGCAACGAAAAAATTTTAGAGGCAAAGCGGGAAAGCGGCGCTGCCGTGCGGCTGCTCACGGCGGACTCCCCTTTTTCCGAGGCGCTGTTCCTCGCAAAAGAGATCAACCGCATGGTAGGCGGGGTGGATATGCTGGCTGCGCATGCCAAATCCAAAAAGCATACGGACGCGCAATACGGCCTTGGCGATATCGCGGTCTTGTACCGCACGCACCGCCAGTCGGAGATCATCGAGGAATGCCTGAAAAAGGAGGGCGTTCCCTATGTGGTGGCCGGCAGGGATTTAAGCCTTTCCGACCGCCGGGTGATGGGCGCTTTAGCGTTTTTCCGTTTTTTGTGCAACCCAAAGGATTGCGTTTCGCTGGCGACATATCTCAAATCGGCAAGCGTCCCGCCCGCATCCATGCAAGCTGTCTTGGAAAAATACGAAGCGGGAAAACAATCCGTTGCCATCCTCGCCGGTTTACTGCGCGAATTGGGTGAAGCCCAAACGGCGGATGCCATCGAGGCCTTTGCTCCTCTCGTCAAGAAGGAAACGCCAGAAAAATTAGTTTCCATGTGGATCAGCCAGTATATGCCGGGCGAGCTGCCCCAACCCATGGAGCGGCTGCTGGGTATGGCCGTGCTGCACGAACGCATGGATGAATTCCTTAAAAACCTCACGCTGGGCAAGGAAGGCGACGTGCGCCGCAGCGGCCATCATGCCTATACGTCAGACGCGGTCACGCTGATGACGCTGCACGCATCCAAAGGGCTTGAATTCCCGGCGGTGTTTTTATGCGGTTTAAACGAGGGCAGCATCCCTTTGCGCACCGAAAAGCATGAAAGTGATTTAGAGGAAGAACGCAGGCTGTTTTACGTTGGTTTGACGCGTGCCCAGGATGAGCTCATCCTGCTGGCGGATAAACAGGAGCCGTCGCCATTTTTAAACGGACTTCCCAGGCAAAGCATGGTCGAGGCGCCGGCCTTCGCGCACAAAAAAAACACCGCAAAACAGCTCGGATTTTTCTAA
- a CDS encoding DUF3021 family protein gives MSKLKFYITMNCVSFTILVLIYTVLCVFGMSAVNEAAILILFLMTTCIAAAIFFTDKIPVNSAALRIVIDLAVIMAVVFGIGGPMGFIPLEPGYVLVVLAMILAVYFATFAVLVIKNKADAEDINQKIHELKKEK, from the coding sequence ATGTCTAAATTGAAATTCTATATCACTATGAATTGCGTATCGTTTACAATCCTGGTACTCATTTATACGGTGCTGTGCGTTTTTGGCATGTCGGCCGTCAACGAGGCGGCGATCCTGATTTTGTTTTTGATGACGACGTGTATCGCGGCAGCTATCTTTTTTACGGATAAGATTCCTGTCAATTCCGCCGCGCTTCGGATCGTCATAGACCTTGCGGTCATTATGGCGGTTGTATTTGGTATAGGCGGACCGATGGGCTTTATTCCCCTGGAGCCGGGTTATGTGCTGGTCGTGCTGGCGATGATCTTAGCTGTGTATTTTGCAACATTCGCTGTGCTGGTCATTAAAAACAAGGCGGATGCGGAGGACATCAACCAAAAGATCCACGAGTTGAAGAAGGAAAAGTAA
- the mgtA gene encoding magnesium-translocating P-type ATPase: MNKILKNNAVSETAAASRANSRLLQASRKSQDSVLDIYHNTYEGYAGSDVKKMRDQFGENRITYGKGDSLPKRLVRAFINPFTLVLIVLAVISFLTDFMFAEPGDQDILSVVIVLSMVIVSGTLQFVQETRSERSAEKLSEMVETTTAVIRGGKEMEIPLDEVVTGDVIRLAAGDMIPADVRILQVKDLFVSQSSLTGESEPVEKFGRAVKNDDPSVLDKNNLAFMGSNVVSGSATAIVIAVGDDTLFGSLARQITEKKPKTSFEKGVNSVSWILIRFMLVMVPVVLFLNGFTKGDWMQAFLFAISVAVGLTPEMLPMIVSANLAKGAVAMSKKKVIVKDLHAIQNFGAMDVLCTDKTGTLTQDKVVLEYSLDIHGNEDERVLRHAFLNSYHQTGLRNLMDVAVMDHAQEQGMSELIQNYRKVDEIPFDFNRRRMSVVVADKNGKTQLITKGAVEEMLAVSTYAEYQGKVEIITDEVREEILKTVETYNANGMRVLGIAHKTNPSPAGAFSVADESGMVLIGYLAFLDPPKESTQKALKALLEYGVDVKVLTGDNDAVTKYICRKVGIPAEHILLGADVEAMDEHALLKVVEGTHVFAKLSPGQKARIVSALRTKGHTVGFLGDGINDAAAMKEADVGISVDTAVDIAKESANIILMEKDLMVLEEGVVEGRKTYANIIKYIKMTASSNFGNMFSVLAASAFLPFLPMTPVQILLLNLIYDISCLAMPWDNVDADYLKAPRKWDASSVSKFMVWIGPTSSVFDITTYLLMYFVICPLVIGGAYHTLGEGAQESFVALFHAGWFVESLWTQTLVIHMIRTPHTPFLRSRASWQVSLLTSIGIAFGTVIPYTIVGRELGMAALPGVYFLMLAVTIAAYMLLVTLLKKKFVRRYGELL, from the coding sequence ATGAACAAGATTTTAAAAAACAACGCTGTTTCAGAAACTGCTGCAGCATCAAGGGCCAACAGCAGGCTGCTCCAGGCATCCAGGAAAAGCCAGGACAGCGTCCTTGACATTTACCACAACACATACGAAGGTTACGCAGGCAGCGACGTAAAAAAAATGCGCGACCAGTTTGGTGAGAACCGTATTACCTACGGCAAGGGCGATTCCCTGCCAAAGCGGCTCGTCCGCGCATTTATCAACCCATTCACCCTCGTGCTCATCGTGCTTGCCGTGATCTCTTTCCTTACGGATTTCATGTTTGCGGAGCCGGGCGACCAGGACATCCTGTCCGTTGTGATCGTGCTTTCCATGGTCATCGTCAGCGGTACGCTCCAATTCGTACAGGAAACGCGTTCGGAAAGGTCGGCCGAAAAGCTGTCCGAAATGGTGGAGACCACCACCGCCGTCATCCGCGGGGGAAAGGAGATGGAGATCCCCTTGGACGAGGTCGTCACCGGCGACGTCATCCGCCTTGCGGCGGGCGACATGATCCCTGCCGACGTGCGTATCCTGCAGGTCAAAGACCTGTTCGTCAGCCAGTCCTCCCTCACGGGCGAAAGCGAGCCGGTCGAAAAATTCGGCCGCGCGGTCAAAAACGACGACCCGAGCGTGCTCGATAAAAACAACCTCGCCTTCATGGGCAGCAACGTGGTAAGCGGCAGCGCCACCGCCATTGTGATCGCTGTGGGCGACGATACCCTGTTCGGCTCCTTAGCGCGCCAGATCACGGAAAAAAAGCCCAAAACCAGCTTTGAAAAAGGAGTGAATTCCGTTTCGTGGATCCTCATCCGCTTTATGCTGGTCATGGTTCCCGTCGTACTGTTTTTGAATGGTTTTACCAAAGGCGACTGGATGCAGGCCTTTTTGTTCGCCATTTCCGTGGCGGTGGGACTGACGCCCGAAATGCTGCCCATGATCGTCTCCGCCAACCTTGCCAAGGGCGCGGTGGCGATGTCGAAAAAAAAGGTAATCGTTAAGGATTTGCACGCCATCCAGAACTTCGGCGCCATGGATGTGCTTTGCACGGACAAAACAGGTACGCTCACACAGGATAAGGTCGTACTGGAATATTCGCTGGATATCCACGGCAACGAGGACGAGCGCGTCCTGCGGCATGCGTTTTTGAACAGCTACCACCAGACCGGCCTTCGCAACCTGATGGATGTCGCCGTCATGGATCATGCGCAGGAACAGGGTATGTCGGAGCTCATCCAAAACTACCGGAAGGTAGACGAGATCCCCTTTGACTTCAACCGCCGGCGCATGAGCGTGGTCGTAGCGGACAAAAACGGGAAAACACAGCTCATTACCAAAGGGGCGGTCGAGGAAATGCTCGCCGTGAGCACATATGCGGAATACCAGGGCAAGGTGGAAATCATCACGGACGAAGTCAGGGAGGAAATCCTAAAGACCGTGGAAACGTACAACGCCAACGGGATGCGCGTCCTTGGCATCGCGCACAAAACCAACCCGTCACCGGCGGGCGCGTTTTCCGTCGCCGACGAATCAGGCATGGTACTGATCGGTTACCTTGCGTTTCTCGATCCCCCCAAAGAAAGCACGCAAAAGGCGCTCAAAGCCTTGCTGGAATACGGCGTGGACGTAAAGGTATTGACCGGCGACAATGACGCGGTGACAAAATACATCTGCCGCAAGGTCGGTATTCCTGCAGAGCATATCTTGCTCGGCGCGGATGTGGAAGCGATGGACGAGCATGCCCTTCTTAAGGTTGTGGAGGGTACGCATGTGTTCGCGAAGCTTTCTCCCGGCCAAAAGGCGCGTATCGTGTCTGCCCTGCGTACAAAGGGCCATACCGTGGGTTTTTTAGGCGACGGGATCAACGACGCCGCCGCCATGAAGGAGGCGGACGTAGGCATCTCTGTCGATACGGCAGTGGACATCGCCAAAGAATCCGCCAACATCATCCTGATGGAAAAAGACCTGATGGTGCTGGAGGAAGGCGTGGTCGAGGGACGCAAGACCTATGCCAACATCATCAAATACATCAAGATGACGGCCAGCTCCAATTTCGGCAACATGTTTTCCGTCCTTGCGGCCAGTGCGTTTCTGCCCTTTTTGCCCATGACGCCCGTGCAAATATTGCTTTTGAACCTGATTTACGACATCTCTTGCCTTGCCATGCCGTGGGATAATGTGGACGCAGATTACCTCAAAGCGCCGCGCAAATGGGATGCGTCGTCCGTCAGTAAGTTCATGGTCTGGATCGGGCCGACGAGCTCGGTTTTCGATATTACGACCTACCTGCTGATGTATTTCGTCATCTGCCCGCTCGTCATCGGCGGGGCATACCATACGCTTGGCGAGGGCGCACAGGAAAGCTTTGTGGCATTATTCCACGCGGGCTGGTTCGTGGAATCCCTGTGGACGCAAACGCTCGTCATCCACATGATCCGTACGCCGCATACGCCGTTTTTAAGAAGCCGCGCGTCGTGGCAGGTCTCCCTTTTAACCAGCATCGGCATCGCCTTCGGTACGGTGATCCCCTATACCATCGTCGGGCGCGAGCTGGGCATGGCAGCGCTTCCCGGCGTTTATTTCCTGATGCTTGCCGTAACCATCGCCGCCTATATGCTTCTGGTCACCCTGCTCAAAAAGAAGTTCGTACGGCGCTATGGTGAATTGCTCTAA